GACAAGACAGCAATAAATCGGGAAAATCCGATTTAGTCATTATATAGAGCCACTTGCCCTTCCCTTGGGTAAGTGGCTTTTTTATTTTATATGAATGCTTGTAACTTACACGGATCTTTCAATCTTTGTCGTGTGTTGAGTCTGGGTGTTGATGGACCAGGTCAGCCCATGGCTGTTTTTAAGGATTTTGCCTATGAATATTTTTGTCAACGGAAAACCCGAAAGCATAGATCCCTGCACTTTGGCACAGTTCATCTCCTTGAAGAAGCTCGATGCAGGGGCGCTGGTTGTTGAACTCAACCAACAAATCATCAAACAAGAATTTTGGCCGACCACTGAACTTCAGGACGACGATCGCCTGGAGATGCTCAGTTTTGTCGGAGGAGGCTGATTATGAACGACGATGTACTGCTGTTAGGCGGAAAAGAATTCAGTAACCGGTTGTTGACCGGTACCGGGAAGTTTGGCAACCATGGACAGATTCCAAATATGCTCGCGGCCAGTGGTTCACAGATGATCACTGTGGCCCTGCGTCGAGTGGATATCACGGAACAGTCTGAAAACATACTTGAATACATTCCTAAGAATGTCACCTTGCTGCCCAATACATCGGGCGCCCGCACGGCAGAGCAGGCCGTACGCGTTGCCCGGATTGCCCGGGAAGCCGGTTGCGGTGATTTCATCAAAATCGAAGTGATCACCGATATGAAGTACCTGATGCCGGATAACTGGGAGACCTTAAAGGCAACGGAGATTTTGGCCAAAGAAGGATTCCAGGTACTTCCTTATGTGCTGCCGGACCTGCCTCTGGCCAAACGTCTGGAAAACGCGGGGGCGGCTGCGGTCATGCCTCTGGGGGCCCCCATAGGAACCAACCGTGGATTGGAGACCAAGCCGCTGATTGCCATGCTGATTGAAAATTCATCCGTGCCCATCGTGGTTGATGCGGGGATCGGCAAACCCTCCCAGGCAGCCGCGGCAATGGAAATGGGGGCAGATGCGGTGCTGGTAAATACTGCCATTGCCACAGCCCGTGATCCGGAAGTCATGGGACGCGCCTTTGATCTTGCAGTTAAAGCTGGACGGGCGGCGTACCTGGCCCAAATGGCTGAAGAGTCCACCCAGGCCCGGGCATCTTCACCGCTTACCGGATTCCTTGACGAATAATGGAACTACGGAAAGCACGGAAAAACACGGAAATGAAGGCTTTGCCTTCTAATTGTCAGTGCTTTTCCGTTTTTTTCCGTGGTAAAAAAGAGGATCAAATAATGTCATTCTACGAGATAGTTGAACAATACCGTGATTTTGATGTCCCCCGGTTTTTTGACCAGGTGACCGATGAGCAGATCATCCTGAGTATGGCCAAGGATAAACCCGGCCCAATGGACTTTTTAACGCTGCTGAGCCCCAGGGCTGCCGGCCATCTTGAGGCCATGGCCCGAAAAGCCCACCAGTTGACGGTGCAGTATTTTGGGCGCACGATCCAAATGTTTATTCCATTGTACATCTCCAACCATTGCAACAACGGCTGCGCTTACTGCGGGTTTAATCACAAAAATCCCATTCTTCGCCGGAAACTCAGCCTGGAAGAGATCGAGATCGAAGCCAAGGCCATTGCCAAAACCGGCATGCAGCACGTGCTTTTTCTCACCGGTGAAGCCCGGCATATGACGCCCATGTCGTACCTGGTGGATGCGTCGCGGCTGCTCAAAAAATATTTTGCCTCTGTGGCCATTGAGGTTTACCCGCTTGAGGTTGATGAATACCGTCAACTTTACGAGGCAGGTGTCGATTCCATGACCATGTTCCAGGAAACCTATGATGAAGATGTATATAAGCGGGTCCACCTGGCCGGCAAAAAGATGGATTACCACTGGCGGCTCAACGGGCCTGAACGGGCTGCAAAGGGCGGCATGCGGGTTGTTAATCTTGGGGCACTGCTTGGGCTTTCCGAACCGCGCCGGGAAATGTTTTTTACAGGGTTGCATGCCCGTTACCTTGAAAATAAGTATATCGATACTGAGGTTGCCATCTCTTTGCCCCGGTTTAATGAGGCGGAGGGCGATTTTCAACCCGATTACCTGGTAAATGACAAGACCTTTGTTCAGTTTATGACCGCGCTGCGCATCTTTCTGCCGCGTTCGGGACTGACCGTCTCCACCCGTGAAAACGCCACCTTTCGTGATCGTATTCTCCCCTTGGGTGTGACGCGTTATTCTGCCGGATCAAGCACCGGTGTGGGGGGATACACCGACGTGCCCGACGGCCAGACACCCCAATTTGAAATTACCGATGCCCGGAGTGTGGCCCAGGTGGCCGATGCGATCCTTGCCCAGGGCTACCAGCCGATTTATAAAGACTGGGACTGCATATGATGAAAATCGGTATTGCCGGGGTCGGCGGTATCGGCTCCAATGTGGCCCTGAACTTGGTTCGAAGCGGTGTTATGCACCTTAAACTGGTTGATTTCGACCGGGTGGAGGATAGTAACCTCAATCGTCAGTTTTATTTTGTCGATCAGATCGGTTTGTTCAAGGTTGATGCGCTTAGGGTCAACCTGAGCCGTATCAATCCCAAGGTGAACCTTGATGCGCTGGTTCAGCGCATTGACAGGCAAAACTGCTCAGAACTGTTTTTTGATTGCGACCTGATTGTTGAGGGGTTTGACCGCCAGGTGGATAAAAAAATGCTTATTGAAACCTTTGCCCACAACAAGACTGTGGTTTCAGCCAGTGGCATTGCCGGCTCCGATTTGGCCGGTATCGGTTCGCGCAAAATCGGCAACAGTTGTATTGTCGGTGATTTTACCACCGATTGTGATCAGGCTCCTTTGTTCAGCCACAAGGTGACCACCGTTGCCAATTACATGAGTGCATTTATTCTCGGTCAACCCGGTGTGTTGGGTGACCCAATAGTTCGAAATATGTAGTAATCAGTCTTGTTTACCACGAAGATCACGAAGGACACGAAGAATAAAATTACCCTTCGTGATCTTCGTGGTAAAAATCAGGTGTCTGTTAGCGGTGTCTTAAAAAATGGACAATTGGGTCATTTACAGGTAAGTAAATACCATGAAAATTTATTCTATCATAATCATGGTCGTTCTTGCTTTTTGGGTATCCTATGCATCTGCCCGGGAAAATGCTTTGTTTCAGGACCAGGATGTCTACATGGCCGGCCTGGTGTCAAAAATAAAAGGTGCCACCGTGTCCGTGGGCACCTATTATTATAAGGATGTTCCCATGACCCAGTTCCGGGGTACCGGCTTTGCCATAGATGACGGCAGCAGAATCGTCACCAACCAGCATGTGGTTGAGGCCATTAAAAAAAAGAAACTTATGTTCCATCTACGGATCTTTCACAAAAAATTGTCCAGCAAAGGGGTCAAGGCTGTTCTGGTCGCCGAAGACCCTTTTCACGATCTGGCCATACTGGAGATGGAAGAAAAACTGGTCCCCCTGCCCATGGCCCCGGAAGGTTCTCTTAAAGAGGGGCACCAGGTGGCGTTTACCGGATATCCCATCGGGTTGGTTCTTGGCCTCAATGCCACCACTCATACAGGTATTGTTTCGGCCATTGCGCCGGTCATGCTGCCCAGTCCCCACGGCAGTTTGATCAAAGGAGATATGGTCAAATATCTTGAGCATCCCTGGGATATTATCCAGCTTGATGCCGTTGCCTTTCCTGGGAACAGCGGAAGCCCGGTCTATCGGATTGCCACCGGTGAAGTCGTTGGGGTGATCAATAAAGTTTTTGTAAAAGGGAAAAAAGAATACGTCCTTAAAGAGCCTACGGGGATCACCTATGCTGTTCCTGTTGGTTTTGTTCGAAAGCTTAACCGGTCTGTTAAAAAGTAATTCGTACTCAACAAAATTTTCAGGTTTTCGTTCAGACACTAAATAGAAAAGGGAAAAGTCCTTGGATAAAAGCCGTGCATAAAATTGCCAGAACAATGCCGAAACTGATACGGCCAATGACTGGACCGGATAACGGTACTGACAAGGGATAATAACACAGCCCGATTCCGGTGCCGGCAAGAAAACCAAATAGATGGGCAGATACATCGGTATTTTCACCATGGCTGAACATGGCTGTAAGGGTCGCTGCTGCGGCAAACGGTGCCAGTGATTTGAATTTTGGAAAGAGTGAATGACGCAATTGTACGCCAATGGTCATGCGCCGGGCCCCTAAAAGCCCTGCTGCGGCCATGACCGCTGTGGAGGCCCCGATGGAAAGACGCAGATCCCGGCCAAAGCTTTCAGATATCAGATTTCCGGCTGTGCCGGCTGCTAAAAGCAGCAAAAGGCCCTGACCGCAACCGGTTACGCGTAGTAAAGGGCCTGCAAGTACAATTATTCCGGCGATGTTGCCCAAAAGATGGGCCGTATCGCTGTGCAAAAATAGGGCGGTCACTGCCCTGAAACTTTGCCCTTGGCTTAAATAATATGAAGAGGATCCAAAGTTTAAAATGGCTTGTTTGTGCAGGCCCCGGGTGGTGATGATGTAGTGGATAGCTGCCAGGACAAAGACCAGCGCCAGGGCTGCCGGAGAGAAAAAAATTCTGGTCGGCACATGGGGAACCGGCCTTGGCACATCCTTGTTCTCTATTGCGTATTTTTTTAATTGCTGGCCGGCCTTAAATACATCGTCATCGGGGACAAAAATGTTACACGATCCGTCAGGATCCGTTTCAATGACTGCCCTGACAGATTGGGACGCCAGGACTACCAGGATA
This window of the uncultured Desulfobacter sp. genome carries:
- the thiS gene encoding sulfur carrier protein ThiS; the encoded protein is MNIFVNGKPESIDPCTLAQFISLKKLDAGALVVELNQQIIKQEFWPTTELQDDDRLEMLSFVGGG
- a CDS encoding thiazole synthase, with protein sequence MNDDVLLLGGKEFSNRLLTGTGKFGNHGQIPNMLAASGSQMITVALRRVDITEQSENILEYIPKNVTLLPNTSGARTAEQAVRVARIAREAGCGDFIKIEVITDMKYLMPDNWETLKATEILAKEGFQVLPYVLPDLPLAKRLENAGAAAVMPLGAPIGTNRGLETKPLIAMLIENSSVPIVVDAGIGKPSQAAAAMEMGADAVLVNTAIATARDPEVMGRAFDLAVKAGRAAYLAQMAEESTQARASSPLTGFLDE
- the thiH gene encoding 2-iminoacetate synthase ThiH; amino-acid sequence: MSFYEIVEQYRDFDVPRFFDQVTDEQIILSMAKDKPGPMDFLTLLSPRAAGHLEAMARKAHQLTVQYFGRTIQMFIPLYISNHCNNGCAYCGFNHKNPILRRKLSLEEIEIEAKAIAKTGMQHVLFLTGEARHMTPMSYLVDASRLLKKYFASVAIEVYPLEVDEYRQLYEAGVDSMTMFQETYDEDVYKRVHLAGKKMDYHWRLNGPERAAKGGMRVVNLGALLGLSEPRREMFFTGLHARYLENKYIDTEVAISLPRFNEAEGDFQPDYLVNDKTFVQFMTALRIFLPRSGLTVSTRENATFRDRILPLGVTRYSAGSSTGVGGYTDVPDGQTPQFEITDARSVAQVADAILAQGYQPIYKDWDCI
- the thiF gene encoding sulfur carrier protein ThiS adenylyltransferase ThiF, which codes for MMKIGIAGVGGIGSNVALNLVRSGVMHLKLVDFDRVEDSNLNRQFYFVDQIGLFKVDALRVNLSRINPKVNLDALVQRIDRQNCSELFFDCDLIVEGFDRQVDKKMLIETFAHNKTVVSASGIAGSDLAGIGSRKIGNSCIVGDFTTDCDQAPLFSHKVTTVANYMSAFILGQPGVLGDPIVRNM
- a CDS encoding serine protease, whose protein sequence is MKIYSIIIMVVLAFWVSYASARENALFQDQDVYMAGLVSKIKGATVSVGTYYYKDVPMTQFRGTGFAIDDGSRIVTNQHVVEAIKKKKLMFHLRIFHKKLSSKGVKAVLVAEDPFHDLAILEMEEKLVPLPMAPEGSLKEGHQVAFTGYPIGLVLGLNATTHTGIVSAIAPVMLPSPHGSLIKGDMVKYLEHPWDIIQLDAVAFPGNSGSPVYRIATGEVVGVINKVFVKGKKEYVLKEPTGITYAVPVGFVRKLNRSVKK
- a CDS encoding rhomboid family intramembrane serine protease, whose protein sequence is MKSIFSGNIHNKNSRKQADLILVVLASQSVRAVIETDPDGSCNIFVPDDDVFKAGQQLKKYAIENKDVPRPVPHVPTRIFFSPAALALVFVLAAIHYIITTRGLHKQAILNFGSSSYYLSQGQSFRAVTALFLHSDTAHLLGNIAGIIVLAGPLLRVTGCGQGLLLLLAAGTAGNLISESFGRDLRLSIGASTAVMAAAGLLGARRMTIGVQLRHSLFPKFKSLAPFAAAATLTAMFSHGENTDVSAHLFGFLAGTGIGLCYYPLSVPLSGPVIGRISFGIVLAILCTAFIQGLFPFLFSV